Within Phycodurus eques isolate BA_2022a chromosome 18, UOR_Pequ_1.1, whole genome shotgun sequence, the genomic segment GAGTGAACAAACCATTTTTTAGCCAGATGTAGGGAACAGGCCGGTGGGGTTGGACTTATTTCTTCATGCTAAAATTGAGCTTTTAAAGGatgttttgattatttgaaatataCTGCCACCCTTTGGTGAATAGTATTCTTCACATTGTGACACAACCTCTCTCTTTTTCGTGTCTCTgtggagaatgtttttttttttttacagagtaCTACTTGTATTTTAGTGTTGATGGATCActagcaaaaacaaacaaaaaaaagaaatatgtttttcacTCTGTTGTTTATATACCATCGTGTCTTTTCATTTGTTGATTTGACAGCAGACAGAAtactgtcataaaaaaaaaaaaaaaggtaaaaacgtGTAACTTTTTACAAATGTGTAAAAGAGATACTGACTTGGATAGAGCTACGTACTGAttgatcataataataattgttagtATCACAGAGAATTGTGCTGCAAATAACACATGTGCATGGATGGAAAcgtgacaataaaaacaaaactcacaaaaatgttttgaaaaataaactacATATCATTTATTTGTTCCACCCTTGGTTTACTGTATATGATGTGTAGCTACTAAATTGATACAAGGTTAatgtgcctgtgaatattctcattcgtccaggtcatttcattctcggggcattgaatcgatcgcaactggacggTTCTGTTTGTCCTAGAAGAAGTTTCCCTTCTcatccaagcaggcttcatcagttcacgcaacaaggcttagttaggatgcACTAGCCAGtatttgtgtggaaaactcaactatttatgctccaatttTGAGGCATGCTCCACACAACATGTGGAATCATTTTTtgggaatgcaaaaaaaaaaaaaaaggggggggggggcgagccATTAAGCCGCCATTGAGGCCATTGTCCGTCCACGGTTAAGGAGGAATTCTTTGGAATGGACGAAAGGATGGCATGTAAGTAGGAGATAGGTGATGTCGTAAGCCCCCTCCCCTGGGCTCTGGGCGATGTGTTTTCCACAAAGCTGGAAAAAACATCGCTTAACAGGGGGGGGCTTACGACATCCCCTATCCCCTACTTAAGCCATTTGAATTGGAATCATCAGTTCTCATTTCAAACTTTGCCGTGCAGAAAGCCGGCGCTCAGAATagattatgctgcaaaattaaACATAGTATAGAGACCGGATATTGAGTCAGAaaagtgaagaagaaaaaaaatcatcattggAAATGTCATTTTCTCTTGAAGGTTTATAGTGTGTTATTTCTCATTTCTTTCAGAGTGGGCGAATGGTGAGGGTGAGGGATGCTTCTGCCTGTGGAATGATGTAGCGCTCCACCCTAAGCAGGCGCAACAGCAGGTCCTGCATGTCTTGGGGCCACCGGTATATCCTTGTGTTCTGAAGCCAACTGGGGACATGTTTCTGTCTCACAAAGACAGCAAGGAGAGGGAGaaatcacattcaaatacatttgtcttttttgccaaaCATTATGAAAGCAGCACAGTGGCGCGATGAGCTCAGCATATCCTGTTCATAGCGACAAGGTTTGGGTTAGGCCAgggcatttatttaaaaatgcatcTCTCTCATCTGTCAAATCTGTGAGTCATTGCTTTTTCCTTGCTTTGACAAGTCCCAACAGTTTTCCGACTGTTGTCATGGAAGTACTAAATTGACAGTTGATTTTAGTATATTGTAAGTggtatattgtttttgttgcggTGAGtgtcagaaacaaaaacaaataaatcactgttttttttttgttttttttttattcaattctgAAATGTCAGAGATGGaactatgaaaatgttttacccACCTTAGTCGCATTGGCAAACAACACTGGTATAAGTCTGAAGTTCAGGCAGCCTTGCTGGATGAATTCATTCTGGATCTGGACCAACAGCAATAGAGGTTTGTCACATTGAAACTAATTAGCTGCCCtcgttgtcttttttgtctAATTTAAATGTCTAGCATTTTGATGTGTTTAAAGGTCCCGTGCCATCAAAATCCCATTGTccttctactgttttatgcatcacaggtcaaaatgagtctgcagacatgcaataactaaccaagagaacggGATAAGGGAGGGCAGGAcaaggatgtgggaaaatgagcaaggcagagTATGTACACTGTGagtattttccaaaatgtggAGAGtcgtgtgaagtaagaggccaGACTTTTGCGGGTCCGGTCCGGCTATTCTTATACACAAGCGACAAAGTCAATTTTCCCTTCATATAtcatccattttttgttgaatttgttttgggAGGGCATCGAGTCGAACCGAAGAAGTCATTCCCAGATGAACTGCATTGTCTTTGTGCATGTGCCAGTGATGCCTCAGAGGCCTCGCTCGTGTGAGAGCTCACCTGATTGTGGATGTACTTGGTGTGTAGCCCGTGCTCATCGTCGCTATCCCCCTCTACATCCTCCTTGTACTTGGGGCTGATCGCCACAATGATGAGGACGGATTTCTGTAACGTTTCCATGATCAATTTGTagcgaccttttttttttttttaatttgtacaaATCTTAAGACTTACGTCGTTCAaaaatctgtccatccatctggTGATGCCCATTCGTATGGTCGGATTGTCAAATATGTCAATCTATCAATAAATAGACATCGTGGAGGTGTGACTGGTACTTTATTTGGGACGGGAGAATTGTGAAGCGATGATGGAGCCTACTGCTGGTTTGAAGCCCTGACTTGTTAGAAATCTGGTGAAGGCGGTCATTTCCTCAGCCGTGTCCACTGAATATGTGATGAAAACATTCCCTGCAGTTACACAAAGACATGAgtgcatttccatccatccgcaCAAGGGAGGGAGGTTggacctcggtcctcagaactgtgaggcagtcgtccaccgtgccgccgtgtgtgtgtgacttacTATAATCGTCAGGGAGCGTGACAGTCTTCCTGGTCTCCCTGGTACCTGGTCCCGGATCTGCCTGAATGGGGCAATCTAAGCTGACCTCACACATTACATCCCTGGGAGCCACCCCGGCTTGTAGTTGAGGGGCATCCGTAGCATTTGGAACATCTTCATATTGCATTTTGTTTCCTGGATGGTTCCTGCAGGAGGAAATCATTCGCAAATGAGAGCTGAGAGTCAAATATTACAGGAATGAGTGATGCTTAATACCATGTCCGCTCAAAGGGTCGAGCCCCGTGATATGGTGGACACACACAGTGTCGAAGGCAACCCGCCGGCTTTGGACCGAGCCCTGCAATGACACGGAATAGTAGACGCTCAATCACTCCAAGCCTGACCTTTTGTTGGAGTCTTCGGTTAAcatacaatgcatgtttttagaatgtgggaggggaaagaaaaaaaagaaacacacacaggcacagggagaacatgcaaactccacagcgGATGGTTGAATTTGAagcccggacctcagaactgtgaggccgtaTATTGTACATGCATGCTTCTCTGggagttatttttgttgttgtttttttttttcttcaaataaaaacCATACACACAGTACATCCATTCTGTCTTCCAAGCACTTACACTGGCAAGGAATATATGGCGCTGGGTAGCGTGATGGGACGTGCTGGGCGGCATAGGCATCAGACATGAGTGGGAGGGGGGGCTCCAAGCCATCTGCCACATTCACAGAACACCCAGGCCACTTTTCAGGTCCCATAATACCACAAGTGTGATTCTGTTCTTGTCTTGGAAGCCCAACACTGCCACCGTGCATGGCCGGAATGGAGGCGAGGTCGGCGGTAGGAGGAGTTGTTGTTTTGGGTGCACTCTGGAAATAACGCCGAAGGAGTCTCTCCCGGTTGACATGGATATTCATTTCCCCCGTTTCTTCCCAGCTTCGACTGTTCCCTGGACCACTACACTGCTGGCAATTAGGAGGCCAGTCCAAGTCGAGACTGGAAGCCGTCATGCTCTCATCCACCTCGATAGGAATGCTCTGATGAGGGCAAAGGCCTGAAGAAGCATCAGTAAAACAATTAACTCCACCGCTTTGTTAGTGCTGAACGTTTGGGGACATTTCTTACCTTTGGAAGTGTCCATGTGAAGTAACAATAGACTCtgcacacatgcaaacaaaccaaacaagTGCATTCAGATATTCACGGATGGACCTCGGCGACACTATATTATGTTTATTGCGGCTAGTGTAGAAGTGACACATACGTACTAAGGGCTGTTTCCAATTTGTTTACTTTTGGGCTTTACGTGACAGGGCAAATGATTAGAAACTGCCTGCGATGCAGTGCACTTCTAtgcattaaaacaattattattattaaaacaattcaaaagcacATTTGAAATCAATTCCTCTCTGAGGGAGTCAATGAAAAGTGGGATTTATTAGCTGAGTAAAGGCAAGAgcagtgagattttttttgccGCAAACAGCAACTGTTTCTTATGTTTCGCTTCACGGTGTGGTAcacaaaatgtcataaaatggtAAATACTGTAAAAGTCACTTCCACAGGTGGAGAATAGGATACATTTTTCAGGTATTAAGTAGGCGACATTTTGCGTGCCTTTGGCTGGCCTGAGTGAATCGAATCAACATGATGTGCTCACCAGTACAAAGGTCAAAACCAGCGTCCGGGCCACCTGACGGGGTAGATCTTCTtggaaaatcaaaaaaaaaaccaatccgAAGTTTATTCGGTTTGAGGAAGCCCACCAATTTTGGGAGGAAGAATGAGAACGATCACACCTTTCTGTCGAAGTGCTTCGCCCCTGAGCCGCAGGAAAAACCTGTTCTCACGTAAACAGGAAACATTCCTACTACCTCCCCCGGTCAGCTTCGATGGCCAATCAGTACAAGGCTACTTAGTgtgactgtatttttgttttgttaccttGTGACATCTAAAAGCAACACACACTTGGCAACGAGGACTAACACAGTATGTTACGTCTTACAGTAGCAGTTTATtaattccatgtttttgttttttttaaagttagtcATTTTACAACCATGCATGAACACAAGAGGGAGTCGGGAATATTACAGGTCTCGCCCAAACAAGCCCATTTTGTCGTCCGATATTCATCGATACATTTGTGTTCCCCTCGACTCGACTGGTCTGAGACAGGTAAACATCACAGTGGCGGGGACGACGCGGCCTTGTGCTCTGACACCGAGAAGACTTTCACGGCGTGTGTGAGAAAGGAGGAAGCTTCTGCAGTCACGGCTCGACAAGTCACCGCCCGAAGCAGTTCCTGTCGGAAGCGGCCGCTGACCATACAGTAGAGCAAGAAGTTTGTGGTGGAGTTCAGATTCTGGAGCATGTTAGCCAAGTCACCGGCGACGTTGATGGGGACTCCGTAGTCATTTCTGTTAAAGTTCCCCGTGTTGTACTTGGTCCTCAGGATGCAGTATGTGACAAAGCGAGGCAGGCTGAGCACCACAAAGGCCAGAGAGACCGTCCCCAGCAGGAAGAGGGTCCTTCTCAACATGCCCCTTGTGCTGCGTCCGTGCATTACGCGACGCTCCTCCTCGGTGAACAAGTTACTGGCGCGGCACAGATGATGCCCGATGAGGTAATTGAAGATAATAACCAGCGCTACGGGGACACCTCCTGAGAGAAAGGCGGTTACCCACACAATGACAGTGGCGTAGAACTCCTCCCGGTATCGACATCGAGGCAGCGTCACGTTTTCTCCAGCTACCGTAATGTTGGCGGACGTAACGACATTGATCCAGCCTAGCGGCACCGACGCCAAGTGGGACGCCGCGACGATGGCCGCGCAGATCACTTTCGTGACCCTCGCCTGTGAGAAGTGCTGCTTGGCCGCCGTGCTGCGAAGGACCCGGTAGCGCTCGATGGCGAACACCACCACAATCCACGACGAACTGCAGAGGGAGCCGTACTGCAGGAAGCCCAGGATGCCGCACCACGGGTGGGAGTGCCAGAAGGGCTGCGGCAGCCAGAAGGTAAGGGTCAGGTCAATAAGGATCACCCACACCAGGTAGAAGGTGTCCGCAATAGCGAGGCAGCTGAGATACACCACGGCAGTGTCAGACATGCCGCATTTTCGGAAGCGGATCATGTAGAAGGTGAAGAGGTTTGCTGGAAAATAAGACAAACGTCTCGGATGAATGCAGTTAATCCATCACcaatatgattttctttttttttttttaattaaaatatacaagagCTCCCTCTCACATCGGCCTTTGGCATACGGGAAGTGGTATTTATGAGAGAACCAAGAACAAAGCGACATCACGTACCTGGAATACCCATGATGCAAAGCAGTGGGTAATAGACCTTCTGAATGGTGACGAAGACAGTGACGCCAACTCCTTCCATGATGACTTCCCCGCCAGGCAATAGGTCACGTGCTCATCTCCGCAATGACGCCGTCACCTTATTCAACTCGACACAAATGTAATAGTCacacattaaaacatgaaacacaCTTTGAATATCCATCTAAGAGTGCAGCTTTTTTCAGACGGCTGTGACTTTCTAAGAATTCCGTTGGAAATATTGCATGGTCATAAATGACACTTTTTATGTGATTGATGTAGAACACTGGTTCCacgaaataaaatatttagctctccaagtacaacCGCCATGACCAACATCAAAATATTATAATACTGtggtttaattcattcaaagtatatttaatagtGTTCTAAGcctctgtaacattatgcacgcTTTGAACAATACAACTGTGCTCACatatggaggggggggggaaaaaagtacttaaatactgattcaattaaaatgtatttcacataaaagtaaaaaaaaaaaaaaaaaagtaccaaatAACAGTTAAATAATTGTGAAAGATTGAATGCAACTGTATTGTACGAGTAAAGAGCTAAATACAAGAACAGTACTTAGGGTGCGATTCTTTTGAattccactagagggagccggCGTACCACTAGTGGCCACTGAGACGCACTGATCTGGAAATGAGCAAAATGTCAAGGTTGTTTTAGAAAAGGAAATGAAATGGAAGAAAGGAAACACCGTGCTATAGTCctgttatacagtacatttgcttGTGTCGAAAAACTAATTATattccattttctttctgtTGATTATAACAATTTGGGGGAAGTGATCCTTTCTTTTCAGTTAACTTCCAGTAATTCTCATCCACTTGCATATGTAAAGACGATAACAATTAGAAATAACATTCCAAATTGCTTATTTCCCATGGGAACTTTCTGGAAAACCCAAGGGGCAAGTACAACTTTGTACTAAGTACGCTTGTCGCGTTACAGGTGGGGTTTCGTAGACATTCCCCAGAAACTATCTTTTAAGAAGTCAAGAAACGAACCAATCTTCATGTTCTCCTTTTCTTATCGATTAAAACAAGATGAGGAGTATCATGAGCCGGATgatattaacaaaacaaaacaaaaaaaacaaaaaaaacaaaaaaaaaggtgacacTGGACTTACCTGGTCTCATTTCTAGTCTCTCCTTGCTGTGCAGAAGTACAACCCAGCTCTTTATGGCTCCACTATTCTATGACTATATGGTAGAAATGGGTGTGACTGCATTCAAAGCTTttgggaggagggaggagggagtCATCCCACCTGGCAGACGGTGGGACTCGCACATGACGTCACGCGCTAAATTACAGACTGAGTGAAAAGATTGCTCGTTGagatgacaaaacaaaacaacattgaaataaaaaggaGCAGAGAGATGAATAAATCTTGTTTTCCGCCCCCTTTTATTTATCTCCTAATTTGGCCCCCCCGATGCATAGGTTGTTAATTAatagagctggagcctatcccagtgaaCTGCAGCAACTGCaggttgccagcaaatcgcagttttctttatttttatgattcaatttaaaaaaaaaacattttttgtctttggaTGTCATTTTTCTATTTGATTTTGACCTTGATTCTTCATCTTAAATGAATTGGTTAATGACTTAAAAACAGTTCCCAAAATAATTCTTAAAGGACCGATAAGTTTCGATTGCGcacacacatcaacacaacagcaccccaaaACGGTTTAATTGCTAATTGActaggctaaaaaaaaaaaatttttttttaaatcacaacttTATTACGGTGTCATTGATGAAACACAGCTCCAGCCGGCCGTGCCCATCAAAGACCACCGTCGTACAAAAAAACTTGAACTTCATAAAAGCAAATGCCTGTGGTATGTcgtcttcccaaactctttttcaaaggtgagcAATACAATCGAGAGAACGAGCGGACTAAATCCTGTGTATAGGCGGAAATGAAATGACAATGTGGCCCTCGACAAAAatcagtttgacacccctaatTTCTAACGCCTCTTCTTTTTCCCGCTGACTGTTTTCTGTTCCTTTGTCTGCCGTTTGCTTTTGTCACATATCTGTTTTGTCGCGCTATTGTGACGTTTGATGACTTATACTGTAAGTCAGCTGCGCACCGTGAACCTCCATATCGCACTCGCGTGGGATACATATCCggtttatatccacatatgaaagaggcccgCAGGGTCAGATATGAAAACATTGGAATTGTAccgttcacattgacatgaaataaATCAGATacgtcacattgggcaaaaaaaaaaaatcggaattgacctgcagtgtgaacatagccgaAGAGGCATAGTGTCTATTTGAGTGGAGatcactatttgaggaaatatggtaaaaaaaaaaaaaaggaaaaaagataaAGGCATCGAATTGGGGGGAGGggtttatttgtttaagtggTTGACACACCTGGCGACTAAAAATCATTCGGCTATTAGAGGGAGGCTTCGGAAAGCAGTGCACCGCCAACAccgtgtatagtggggacggggcgccgctgacctcgactcgggacgttgtgagtcggtgtggagagtacttcgaagacctcctcaattccacccacacgccttcccatgaggaagcagagtgtgggttctctgaggcgggctctccgacctctgggtttgaggtcaccgaggtggttaaaaagctcctcggtggcagggccccgggggtggatgagattcgcccggagttcctaaaggctctggatgttgtggggctgtccccGGTTGACACGCCTCCGCAACatggcgtggacatcggtgacagtGCCTccggattggcagactgggatggtggtccccctttttaagaagggggaccggagggtgtgttccaactacagggggggatcacactcctcagcctccctggtaaggtctattcaggggtgctgggtgtggttttcgtcctggccgtggaacagtggaccaggaggcccgacctcggataagcggtagaaaatggatggatggattataggGAGGCATCTATTTGGGgagaggtgtttattttttcaagagaTGTGGTGTCTATTTGAGTTGTGGtaactatttgaggaaatatggtttaaaaaaaaaaaaaaaaaaaaagaggcatttATTCGGGCAGAGgcttttatttgttcaaaacgGCCAATAAACCTGCCAACTAAGAGACATGGGGTCTATTGGAGTGTCGGCCACCTGCTCAAACTTTATCAAAATGTTAAAAGAGGAGGGATATGTTCACAATCTGTACATGGTCATGTTTGATTTACAGAAAACAAATGGGTATAATCTAATTCCATGCAGACAGCAGTAGCTATAAAACAACAAGCCCTCTtgaggaaagtaaaaataaaactgccTGAGGACGCGAGAGCAGAACGTAAGGTAATCTTATGCAAAAATTAACTGGGTTTCATCGTAATTAAGGAATGATACACAGACCGATGAAATGTCCAAATGGTTCTCACGTTCTGGCAGATGAAGCATCTTAAACTGATGCAAACGTGCGAACTCAAACaaccctttaaaaaaatttctttacactgaacaCAGGTGTTGCATTGCATTAGCCAAACCCATTCTCCAACCCTGCCTCCAGACTTACCTGTTATCATCATGTCGCAAAGTTCACACAATGGGATGGCGTAGGAAATGAAATGATCGAGTTGAGCGAAGGAAGCTttgcagacccccccccccccaaaagtaaaACAGTGGCAAGTCCAGGAAGTTtccagtttgtcttttttttttttttcatccagctCCAGCCTAGAGCCAGAGAGGAAGAACGTTTAGAGGTTGTCTCCAGGCTGGTACTGAGGCTCGGTGGCTGTGAAGTAGTCCTCCAAGAAGGCCTGCAGGTACTCGAAGGTGGGCCGCTCCTCCGCGTCTTTCTTCCAGCACTGCAACATCAGCTCATGCAGGGAGACGGGGCAGTCCTGGGGGCACGGCATCCTGTAGCCTCGATCCACCTGTTCCAGCACCTCGCGGTTGTTCATGCCTGGAAAACACGTCAAAATCTATGCTGTACATTGTCGTactctgctttttctttggctttttgtgctTGCCCGTTAAAGTACagtgttatgttgtttttttacatttgactaTTGAGTGGTAATAGGAGCCACTTTTAAATTGCACTTTTCATGCAGGAGAGCATCCAGTCCGCTCCGCGTCACTGCGGGCTTTGCTTTTCCGTGTGGGATTTACGGGAAGTCCATGGACACTTTTTGTCACGGAGTAGAGCAGTGTTTACTTTGGTCACAACTCTGGTTCAAATAAAAGGGAGTCTCCGCCAATAAGGGGAGTCCGTCGTGTCCTGAGATTTAAAAGCCGAGTTTCAACGACATCCGTCGTCTTGTACGGCTCACCTGGGTAAGGCACTCGACCCTTGGTTACCAGCTCTGTCAGCAAGATGCCAAATGACCAGACGTCTGACTTGATGGTAAACTTCCCGTACAGTGCAGCCTCCGGGGCAGTCCACTTGATGGGGAACTTTGCACCTAAATGGACGGCATGAGCAACGATGGTGAGTGCAGGTGAAGTTTTCGAATAACCTACTGCCGATCAGTCCAGGATGTAAGCTGGCCCTCGCCCCTAATTCCGATGGGATATACTCTAGCTTTCTTGTGGGCCTAACTAGAATacgctgtatagaaaatggaagaaggTCCTGGAGTTCCTGACTTGTGGCGAcataacccgaatttgtacTTCAGCGGAACATGCCATATAGTATCACCAACTTACGCTAACACGTTAGTGAAGTCACAGTTAAAGTAAATAACTATCTGTCACTGTCGCAAACCGAGCGTTCCCTGGAGAAACAATTTACTGTCGCAAAATAGCCCCGTCAGCAGAATTAAACTGCATCGACGAACAGAATGTTGGAGACGTGATGACGTCACCTCTTCCAAATAATCAACTTTCTTTTAACGTCTTCAATGCCACTACTAGTTGAAGTTCATCATCAAACTAAGCATAGAGGGAAGAATAATG encodes:
- the LOC133417043 gene encoding probable G-protein coupled receptor 139; translated protein: MEGVGVTVFVTIQKVYYPLLCIMGIPANLFTFYMIRFRKCGMSDTAVVYLSCLAIADTFYLVWVILIDLTLTFWLPQPFWHSHPWCGILGFLQYGSLCSSSWIVVVFAIERYRVLRSTAAKQHFSQARVTKVICAAIVAASHLASVPLGWINVVTSANITVAGENVTLPRCRYREEFYATVIVWVTAFLSGGVPVALVIIFNYLIGHHLCRASNLFTEEERRVMHGRSTRGMLRRTLFLLGTVSLAFVVLSLPRFVTYCILRTKYNTGNFNRNDYGVPINVAGDLANMLQNLNSTTNFLLYCMVSGRFRQELLRAVTCRAVTAEASSFLTHAVKVFSVSEHKAASSPPL
- the traf3ip2a gene encoding E3 ubiquitin ligase TRAF3IP2 isoform X1, which gives rise to MHLFGLFACVQSLLLLHMDTSKGLCPHQSIPIEVDESMTASSLDLDWPPNCQQCSGPGNSRSWEETGEMNIHVNRERLLRRYFQSAPKTTTPPTADLASIPAMHGGSVGLPRQEQNHTCGIMGPEKWPGCSVNVADGLEPPLPLMSDAYAAQHVPSRYPAPYIPCQWLGPKPAGCLRHCVCPPYHGARPFERTWNHPGNKMQYEDVPNATDAPQLQAGVAPRDVMCEVSLDCPIQADPGPGTRETRKTVTLPDDYRNVFITYSVDTAEEMTAFTRFLTSQGFKPAIDIFDNPTIRMGITRWMDRFLNDKSVLIIVAISPKYKEDVEGDSDDEHGLHTKYIHNQIQNEFIQQGCLNFRLIPVLFANATKKHVPSWLQNTRIYRWPQDMQDLLLRLLRVERYIIPQAEASLTLTIRPL
- the traf3ip2a gene encoding E3 ubiquitin ligase TRAF3IP2 isoform X2 → MDTSKGLCPHQSIPIEVDESMTASSLDLDWPPNCQQCSGPGNSRSWEETGEMNIHVNRERLLRRYFQSAPKTTTPPTADLASIPAMHGGSVGLPRQEQNHTCGIMGPEKWPGCSVNVADGLEPPLPLMSDAYAAQHVPSRYPAPYIPCQWLGPKPAGCLRHCVCPPYHGARPFERTWNHPGNKMQYEDVPNATDAPQLQAGVAPRDVMCEVSLDCPIQADPGPGTRETRKTVTLPDDYRNVFITYSVDTAEEMTAFTRFLTSQGFKPAIDIFDNPTIRMGITRWMDRFLNDKSVLIIVAISPKYKEDVEGDSDDEHGLHTKYIHNQIQNEFIQQGCLNFRLIPVLFANATKKHVPSWLQNTRIYRWPQDMQDLLLRLLRVERYIIPQAEASLTLTIRPL
- the traf3ip2a gene encoding E3 ubiquitin ligase TRAF3IP2 isoform X3 → MTASSLDLDWPPNCQQCSGPGNSRSWEETGEMNIHVNRERLLRRYFQSAPKTTTPPTADLASIPAMHGGSVGLPRQEQNHTCGIMGPEKWPGCSVNVADGLEPPLPLMSDAYAAQHVPSRYPAPYIPCQWLGPKPAGCLRHCVCPPYHGARPFERTWNHPGNKMQYEDVPNATDAPQLQAGVAPRDVMCEVSLDCPIQADPGPGTRETRKTVTLPDDYRNVFITYSVDTAEEMTAFTRFLTSQGFKPAIDIFDNPTIRMGITRWMDRFLNDKSVLIIVAISPKYKEDVEGDSDDEHGLHTKYIHNQIQNEFIQQGCLNFRLIPVLFANATKKHVPSWLQNTRIYRWPQDMQDLLLRLLRVERYIIPQAEASLTLTIRPL